One genomic region from Acidobacteriota bacterium encodes:
- a CDS encoding chemotaxis protein CheA — protein sequence MKDSGLDTSKYIDLYLSEAREHLSNMESSLVKFPGEGDAAPVIHELFRHAHSLKGMSVSMGFGAIVEMAELMEEIFNLIRNREMSLSTELIDLLMDSTEKIYSMLDSIEKTKKPPEPAITHVLHLNEVIQKREIKETRKTPSEKAPAKTFSGATYDIEIYFSKDAPLLSARAILAYKKLTEEGEVLQMVPELEELKKGSFEGKLLARVRTPLDRASLEKVIHSIAEVEQFKVAPVLTTLEATGEAADETVLPSSVRVKTEHLDRFLDDLVELMIQHERLSKLIEKTGLLVAQHELEKVDKTIKDLYAEVMKIRMLPFSYISRRFEKSVRELSKKLNKKIALKIFGSETELDRSILEEISDPINHLIRNCIDHGIEDPPTRKRLGKSETGSIIISLKRQSDSIIITIEDDGAGIDIEKVKRLALQENFITKEAYDSINDASSYMLITIPGFSTVKKVTAVSGRGVGLDAVRTKIENLGGKIKIGPRAGGGTSIEFTLPLTVVVINAFIARDGEYLFAIPVTKVEKTIEIVPSDVIYDSDKALVGKDGSIIHVFDLSFVFGKPTDEKPFSRRKHLLIFKSHEKTLGLAVDQIIQRKSIVVRSLGSPLDQLREYSGASVLEDGKIALILDIFNVVKA from the coding sequence ATGAAGGATAGCGGTCTCGATACTTCAAAATACATTGACCTGTATCTCTCAGAGGCTAGGGAGCATCTCTCTAACATGGAGAGCAGTCTCGTCAAGTTCCCGGGCGAGGGGGATGCCGCTCCTGTCATCCACGAGCTCTTCCGCCATGCCCACTCCTTGAAAGGAATGTCCGTTTCGATGGGTTTCGGAGCAATCGTGGAGATGGCCGAGCTCATGGAGGAGATATTCAACCTCATCAGGAACAGGGAGATGAGTCTGAGCACTGAACTCATCGATCTCCTCATGGACTCGACGGAAAAGATATACTCCATGCTGGACTCCATCGAAAAGACGAAGAAACCTCCGGAACCCGCCATTACTCACGTCCTTCATCTGAATGAAGTAATACAGAAGAGGGAGATTAAAGAGACCAGGAAGACGCCATCCGAAAAAGCTCCTGCAAAAACCTTCTCAGGCGCCACCTATGACATTGAGATTTATTTCTCAAAGGATGCACCCCTCCTCTCTGCGCGCGCAATCCTTGCCTACAAAAAACTCACGGAAGAGGGAGAGGTCCTTCAGATGGTTCCCGAACTTGAAGAATTGAAGAAAGGTTCCTTCGAAGGAAAACTCCTGGCAAGGGTCCGGACGCCGCTGGATAGAGCATCCCTGGAGAAGGTCATACACTCCATAGCCGAAGTAGAGCAATTCAAGGTTGCTCCTGTTCTGACGACCTTGGAGGCTACCGGGGAAGCTGCCGATGAGACTGTTCTTCCCTCCAGTGTGAGGGTGAAAACGGAACATCTGGATCGTTTCCTCGATGACCTTGTGGAGCTCATGATCCAGCATGAACGGCTGTCCAAATTGATTGAAAAGACAGGCCTCCTCGTGGCCCAGCATGAACTGGAGAAGGTGGACAAGACCATCAAGGATCTCTATGCCGAAGTGATGAAAATACGGATGCTTCCCTTCTCTTACATCTCCCGAAGATTCGAAAAATCGGTCAGGGAGCTCAGCAAGAAGCTTAACAAGAAGATCGCCCTGAAGATCTTCGGCAGCGAGACAGAGCTTGACCGCTCAATACTTGAGGAAATATCCGACCCGATTAACCACCTCATAAGAAACTGCATCGATCATGGGATCGAGGATCCTCCGACCAGAAAACGGCTCGGGAAGAGCGAGACAGGTTCAATCATCATCTCCCTGAAAAGGCAGAGTGACTCCATTATAATAACAATCGAGGATGATGGTGCAGGAATTGACATTGAAAAGGTGAAAAGACTTGCGCTCCAGGAGAACTTCATCACGAAGGAGGCTTACGATTCCATAAACGATGCCAGTTCCTACATGCTCATCACGATACCGGGATTCTCGACTGTAAAAAAGGTCACGGCCGTCTCAGGCAGAGGGGTGGGCCTCGACGCCGTTCGAACAAAGATAGAGAATCTCGGTGGAAAGATAAAGATAGGTCCGCGAGCCGGTGGGGGGACTTCCATAGAGTTCACACTCCCCCTGACTGTCGTTGTCATCAACGCCTTCATCGCTCGCGATGGGGAGTACCTCTTTGCCATACCTGTGACGAAAGTCGAGAAGACGATCGAGATCGTCCCATCCGACGTCATCTACGATTCGGATAAGGCCCTGGTCGGAAAGGATGGTTCCATCATCCATGTTTTCGACCTTTCTTTCGTCTTCGGCAAGCCGACCGACGAAAAGCCGTTCTCCCGCCGAAAACATCTCCTGATCTTCAAATCACATGAAAAGACGCTTGGTCTAGCCGTGGACCAGATCATCCAGCGGAAGAGCATCGTCGTCCGATCTCTCGGATCCCCCCTGGATCAGCTAAGAGAATATTCGGGCGCCTCTGTCCTTGAAGACGGAAAGATCGCCCTCATACTCGACATCTTCAACGTCGTTAAAGCCTGA
- a CDS encoding DUF58 domain-containing protein, protein MIPREVLQKVRRIEIRTRKLVNESLAGEYHSVFKGRGMEFSEVREYAPGDDIRIIDWNVTSRFGYPFVKRFVEERELTVMLMVDMSGSAEFGTAKHLKSEIAIEICALLAFSAIRNNDRVGLLLFTDSIERFIPPKKGRQHVLRVIRELLYFKPEGKGTDIPCALEYMNSVIKKRSIAFLISDFISPDFQKVLKVVNRKHDVIAIFVSDPREEAIPDIGLARFEDAETGVFFLFDTSRREAREAFSRAAVKRKEEVRSLFRSTGVDLLEVRTDQPYDKTLIGFFRERARRFR, encoded by the coding sequence TTGATTCCAAGAGAGGTGCTGCAGAAAGTTCGAAGGATCGAGATCAGGACGCGCAAGCTCGTCAACGAGTCACTCGCAGGGGAATACCATTCAGTCTTCAAGGGAAGGGGGATGGAGTTCTCTGAGGTCAGGGAATATGCGCCAGGAGACGACATAAGAATCATCGACTGGAACGTCACATCACGATTCGGTTACCCCTTCGTGAAGAGGTTTGTCGAGGAGAGGGAACTGACAGTCATGCTGATGGTAGATATGAGTGGCTCCGCGGAGTTCGGGACGGCGAAACATCTGAAGAGCGAAATAGCCATCGAGATCTGCGCGCTTCTTGCCTTCTCCGCCATCAGGAACAACGACAGAGTTGGGCTTCTTCTCTTTACAGACAGCATAGAGCGGTTCATCCCTCCGAAGAAGGGACGGCAACATGTGCTGCGCGTCATCCGGGAGCTTCTGTACTTCAAGCCGGAAGGAAAAGGGACGGATATCCCATGCGCTCTGGAGTACATGAACAGCGTCATCAAGAAGAGATCAATAGCCTTTCTCATTTCCGATTTCATCTCGCCGGATTTTCAGAAGGTCCTGAAGGTTGTTAACCGTAAACATGACGTCATCGCCATCTTTGTCTCCGATCCCCGGGAGGAAGCGATTCCTGACATCGGGCTTGCAAGGTTCGAGGATGCGGAGACTGGAGTTTTCTTCCTGTTCGATACATCCCGAAGAGAGGCAAGGGAAGCTTTTTCCAGAGCCGCAGTAAAGAGGAAGGAAGAAGTCCGTTCTCTTTTCCGGTCTACAGGAGTTGATCTCCTCGAAGTGAGGACGGATCAGCCATACGATAAGACGCTGATAGGGTTTTTCAGAGAAAGAGCGAGGAGGTTTCGATAG
- a CDS encoding chemotaxis protein CheW, translating to MSASSFLKFSIGDQGCCINLSAIHEITSIKEYQKVPKAPPEIKGISEAGGRILTLIELATIFKRDPTGTIPFYAVILAPPRSHLALTVYSEFDILDGEPIPLEEEKGKDDCKRTMPGTPARLGTESVILLDSDRIIKYCETKVLESFKIHRSDPE from the coding sequence ATGTCTGCATCCTCCTTTTTAAAATTTTCAATCGGCGATCAGGGATGCTGCATCAACCTCAGCGCTATCCACGAAATCACTTCTATAAAAGAATATCAGAAGGTCCCTAAGGCTCCTCCGGAGATCAAGGGGATCTCCGAAGCAGGAGGAAGGATCCTCACACTTATTGAACTTGCGACCATTTTTAAGAGGGACCCCACCGGGACAATCCCATTCTATGCCGTCATCCTCGCTCCGCCGCGCAGTCATCTGGCACTCACGGTTTACTCAGAATTCGACATTCTGGATGGCGAACCCATTCCGCTTGAAGAAGAAAAAGGAAAGGATGACTGCAAAAGGACAATGCCAGGAACCCCTGCCAGACTGGGGACTGAGTCCGTCATATTGCTTGATTCCGATAGAATAATCAAATACTGTGAGACAAAGGTTCTTGAATCCTTTAAGATCCACAGGTCAGACCCGGAGTAA
- a CDS encoding response regulator, whose amino-acid sequence MKKNVLIVDDTLFMRTMLREIIQNSNGFSVAGEAATGREAIEKFTTLRPDVVTMDIVMPDMDGIEAMKKIFEIDPSAKVVMCSVLGQESLVIESIIHGARDFIVKPVNREKVLNILEGIFQDGK is encoded by the coding sequence ATGAAGAAAAATGTCCTTATCGTAGATGATACTCTTTTCATGAGGACGATGTTGAGAGAGATCATTCAGAATTCAAATGGCTTCTCCGTCGCTGGAGAGGCGGCTACTGGTAGAGAAGCCATCGAGAAGTTCACGACGCTAAGACCGGATGTTGTCACAATGGATATAGTAATGCCCGATATGGATGGAATAGAGGCGATGAAAAAGATCTTCGAGATCGATCCATCCGCAAAGGTCGTCATGTGCAGCGTCCTTGGACAGGAATCGCTCGTCATCGAATCCATCATCCACGGCGCAAGGGATTTTATCGTCAAGCCTGTCAACAGAGAGAAAGTCCTGAACATCCTTGAGGGAATCTTCCAGGATGGAAAATGA
- a CDS encoding undecaprenyl-diphosphate phosphatase → MTLLEIIILSIIQGLTEFLPISSSGHLAIMQTLFERWSNKVTENATLDILLHFGTLMATAIYFRRELFDLGRGFFYKARIEGSIFSGYERRILILIVVSLIPTGIIGLLIEPLFEEMLHSVILVGIMLGITALSLFLTKFSNPSRGLWEVRVRDALIVGTVQGLAVIPGLSRSGLTIATALILGWKREEAFRFSFLISMPAILGATLLQMIKIDFSNGTMMNYLSGMLLAGIVGYISLFFLRSIIIVKKFHIFSFYCLAAGAFAIIIALI, encoded by the coding sequence ATGACTCTTCTGGAAATCATCATACTGTCCATCATCCAGGGGCTTACGGAATTCCTTCCGATCAGCTCTTCAGGGCACCTTGCTATAATGCAGACCCTTTTCGAGAGATGGAGCAACAAGGTTACGGAAAATGCAACTCTCGACATACTTCTGCACTTTGGAACCCTCATGGCCACGGCTATATACTTCCGCAGAGAACTGTTTGACCTCGGCAGAGGTTTCTTCTATAAGGCAAGGATTGAGGGTTCTATATTCTCAGGGTACGAGAGAAGAATTCTCATTCTGATTGTTGTTTCGCTCATTCCCACGGGTATCATTGGCCTGTTGATCGAGCCTCTTTTCGAAGAGATGCTCCATAGCGTAATCCTCGTTGGGATCATGCTCGGGATCACGGCTCTTTCCCTGTTTCTGACGAAATTCTCAAATCCATCACGCGGTCTGTGGGAAGTCAGGGTGAGAGACGCCCTGATCGTCGGGACTGTCCAGGGGCTGGCAGTCATCCCGGGGTTATCCCGATCAGGCTTGACTATCGCGACGGCGCTCATCCTCGGATGGAAGCGTGAGGAAGCTTTCCGGTTCTCATTTCTCATCTCCATGCCTGCCATACTGGGAGCCACCCTCCTGCAAATGATCAAGATCGATTTTTCTAATGGAACGATGATGAATTATCTTTCAGGAATGCTGCTGGCAGGCATCGTAGGTTACATCTCGTTGTTCTTCTTGAGGAGTATAATCATCGTGAAGAAGTTCCACATTTTCTCGTTCTACTGCCTCGCCGCCGGCGCTTTTGCCATTATCATCGCCTTAATTTGA
- a CDS encoding ribonuclease J — protein MKIIEALKFIPLGGLGEFGMNIAVFQFKESMIVVDCGLMFPREELLGIDIVVPDLSFIEQNADKVKGIIFTHGHEDHIGAAPFLSSIVKAPVYGTRFTLGLLKDKLEEHGLAKKVHFHMVKSGDEIELGPFRIEFIRTTHSIPDSCSVAIFTPEGVIIHTGDFKLDQTPIDGITTDLATLSRYGSNSVLALLSDSTNAEIPGISLSEKVVRKTLEPVIMNAKRRVFFTTFASHVHRVQQAIDIAERTGRKVCLVGRSMVSTTDVALRLGYLNIPHGLFCEDRKVMSLNPARSMVIISGSQGEPMSALSRVALDDHRDIHIEKGDLVIISAKIIPGNERSISGLLNHIYKKGAEVILETTPGAHVSGHPCQEELKIMLQLVRPKYFIPIHGEHRQLMSHASLARSMGIPRERILVCESGDVVEFKDGKAHKSGKVPVGMVYIDREFEEVEEVVVKDRKHISEDGVVLPVIAMNKHTGEIEAEPEIILRGFVKMEEDEEFLDEAREIILKTVADSNPEERKDKHVIKTKIYRELKKHIKKKMQKRPMIIPVVIEI, from the coding sequence ATGAAAATCATCGAGGCGTTGAAATTCATACCTCTCGGGGGACTGGGAGAGTTCGGCATGAACATCGCCGTTTTTCAGTTCAAGGAGAGCATGATCGTCGTCGATTGCGGGCTAATGTTCCCGAGAGAAGAGCTGCTCGGAATTGATATCGTCGTTCCCGATCTCTCCTTCATCGAGCAGAACGCCGATAAGGTCAAAGGGATCATCTTTACCCATGGCCATGAAGACCATATCGGAGCAGCGCCATTCCTTTCCTCAATCGTGAAGGCTCCCGTTTACGGGACGCGATTCACGCTCGGGCTTCTCAAAGATAAGCTGGAAGAGCACGGTCTTGCCAAGAAGGTCCATTTTCACATGGTAAAATCCGGTGATGAGATAGAGCTTGGGCCATTCCGGATCGAATTCATCCGCACGACGCACAGCATTCCCGATTCCTGTTCTGTAGCCATCTTCACGCCCGAAGGGGTCATCATACATACGGGTGATTTCAAGCTGGACCAGACGCCGATCGACGGAATCACCACGGATCTAGCGACTCTCAGCCGGTATGGCTCCAACTCCGTTCTCGCCCTCCTCTCGGACAGCACCAATGCGGAGATACCTGGGATATCCCTCTCCGAGAAGGTGGTCAGGAAGACGCTGGAGCCTGTGATCATGAACGCAAAAAGGAGAGTCTTCTTCACCACGTTTGCCAGTCACGTCCATAGAGTCCAGCAGGCAATCGACATTGCAGAGCGCACCGGAAGAAAGGTCTGCTTGGTCGGAAGGAGCATGGTCTCTACCACTGACGTAGCTCTCCGGCTCGGCTATCTCAACATCCCACACGGCCTCTTCTGCGAGGACAGGAAGGTCATGTCCCTCAACCCCGCGAGGAGTATGGTGATTATATCGGGCAGTCAGGGAGAGCCGATGTCTGCTCTCTCGAGAGTTGCACTGGACGACCACCGCGATATCCATATCGAGAAAGGAGATCTCGTAATCATTTCTGCCAAGATCATCCCCGGGAATGAAAGAAGCATCTCAGGACTGCTGAACCACATCTACAAGAAGGGAGCCGAAGTCATCCTGGAAACGACCCCCGGCGCTCACGTCTCCGGTCATCCCTGTCAGGAAGAGTTAAAAATAATGCTCCAGCTCGTTAGGCCGAAGTATTTTATCCCGATTCACGGTGAGCACAGGCAGCTCATGTCACACGCTTCCCTCGCAAGAAGCATGGGGATCCCTCGGGAGAGGATCCTCGTCTGTGAAAGCGGAGATGTCGTAGAGTTCAAGGACGGAAAAGCCCATAAGTCAGGAAAAGTCCCGGTTGGAATGGTCTACATCGACCGTGAATTCGAGGAAGTGGAAGAGGTCGTCGTAAAGGACAGGAAACATATTTCAGAAGACGGGGTGGTCCTTCCCGTTATCGCAATGAACAAGCATACAGGGGAGATCGAGGCAGAACCCGAGATCATCCTGAGGGGTTTCGTCAAGATGGAGGAGGATGAAGAGTTCCTCGATGAGGCAAGGGAGATCATCCTGAAGACCGTCGCCGATTCCAATCCTGAGGAGAGGAAGGACAAGCACGTCATCAAAACGAAGATTTACAGGGAGCTGAAGAAGCACATCAAGAAGAAGATGCAGAAACGACCCATGATCATCCCCGTCGTTATCGAGATTTAG
- a CDS encoding AAA family ATPase translates to MEYDITVISKKVEQEYLFVEKILSEVRKVIVGQKYLLERVLVGILANGHILLEGVPGLAKTLSAKTFSDCIDTKFKRIQFTPDLLPADLIGTLVYNQKDGSFAPRKGPIFTNILLADEINRAPAKVQSALLEAMQERQVTIGNTTYPLEEPFMVLATQNPIEQEGTYPLPEAQVDRFMLKLKIDYPAKEEEKEILERMTVGTIPKAGKVINPSDIMKARKVISEIYCDEKIKNYIIDIVFATRRPRDYKLDIEELVDYGASPRASIYLTAAAKAYAFIRGRGYVTPEDVKAIGMDVLRHRIILSYEAEAEALTPDEIVQRVFDAIDVP, encoded by the coding sequence ATGGAATACGATATCACCGTCATCAGCAAGAAAGTGGAACAGGAATATCTCTTTGTCGAGAAGATCCTCTCGGAGGTGAGAAAGGTCATCGTCGGCCAGAAGTATCTCCTGGAGCGAGTCCTCGTCGGTATTCTGGCCAACGGCCACATCCTTCTAGAGGGTGTTCCCGGTCTGGCAAAGACCCTGTCCGCAAAGACATTCTCGGACTGCATCGACACGAAATTCAAGAGGATCCAGTTCACACCGGACCTTCTGCCAGCGGATCTGATCGGAACGCTTGTCTACAATCAGAAAGATGGGAGTTTCGCTCCTAGGAAGGGTCCCATCTTTACGAACATCCTCCTGGCGGATGAGATCAACAGGGCTCCGGCGAAGGTTCAATCGGCACTTCTGGAAGCCATGCAGGAGAGACAGGTGACGATAGGAAACACCACCTATCCGCTGGAAGAGCCGTTCATGGTTCTGGCCACGCAAAACCCGATCGAGCAGGAGGGAACTTACCCGCTTCCGGAAGCACAGGTCGACCGGTTTATGCTCAAGCTGAAGATCGATTATCCGGCCAAAGAGGAGGAGAAGGAAATCCTCGAGAGAATGACGGTGGGGACGATCCCGAAGGCAGGAAAGGTCATCAACCCTTCGGATATCATGAAAGCAAGGAAAGTAATCAGCGAGATTTACTGTGATGAGAAGATCAAGAACTACATCATCGACATTGTCTTTGCCACTAGAAGGCCCCGTGATTACAAGCTTGATATCGAAGAACTGGTCGATTATGGAGCATCACCTCGCGCTTCCATCTACCTCACGGCTGCTGCCAAGGCTTATGCCTTCATCAGGGGAAGGGGATACGTAACCCCTGAAGATGTCAAGGCTATAGGGATGGATGTCCTGAGGCATAGGATCATCCTGAGCTACGAGGCGGAAGCCGAGGCCCTAACCCCGGATGAGATTGTACAGAGAGTCTTTGATGCTATAGACGTTCCGTAG
- the rsmA gene encoding 16S rRNA (adenine(1518)-N(6)/adenine(1519)-N(6))-dimethyltransferase RsmA, which produces MSTGKTKRFGQNFLVNSRAAHRIASEFHLKEGEIALEIGPGRGALTKFLAESGARLYAVEKDPSLSRFLEEMFNDNPEISIINADILQHDFKDFCAPPGSEKNVLRIIGNLPYSISKPVLMKIISERLWIRDFLLMLQKEVADRVLSRPKSRNYSPLSVLFSLTSTIRRVMELSPRSFSPPPKVHSTVIHGKFLDRPGFEDEEEEKVRQIVSALFSKRRKTIRNNLSSFLKVDDRKVTIILEGCCLDPESRAETLDPEDFVRISRSVSMKAGGILL; this is translated from the coding sequence ATGAGCACCGGAAAGACGAAGCGCTTCGGGCAGAACTTCCTCGTCAATTCCAGAGCAGCACACAGGATAGCGAGCGAGTTCCATCTGAAGGAGGGTGAAATCGCTCTGGAGATAGGTCCCGGGAGAGGAGCGCTCACGAAATTCCTCGCTGAAAGCGGAGCAAGGCTCTATGCCGTGGAAAAGGACCCTTCCCTGAGCCGTTTCCTTGAGGAAATGTTCAATGACAATCCTGAAATCAGCATCATAAACGCCGACATCCTTCAACATGATTTCAAGGATTTCTGTGCTCCTCCCGGATCCGAGAAAAATGTTTTGCGGATAATCGGCAATCTTCCTTACAGCATTTCCAAGCCTGTCCTGATGAAAATCATATCAGAGAGGCTCTGGATCAGGGACTTCCTTCTGATGCTCCAAAAAGAAGTAGCGGACAGAGTCCTCTCCCGGCCCAAATCCAGAAATTATTCTCCCCTCTCTGTCCTCTTCTCTTTGACATCTACGATCAGGAGAGTGATGGAGCTCTCACCCCGTTCCTTTTCCCCTCCTCCGAAAGTCCACTCCACAGTTATCCATGGAAAATTCCTCGACCGCCCCGGATTCGAGGATGAAGAAGAGGAAAAAGTCAGGCAGATCGTATCAGCCCTCTTCTCAAAGAGGAGAAAGACGATAAGGAATAATCTTTCCTCTTTCCTGAAAGTGGACGATAGAAAAGTCACCATCATCCTGGAAGGCTGCTGCCTCGATCCTGAATCGAGAGCAGAGACGCTGGATCCTGAGGATTTCGTAAGAATCTCCAGATCCGTCAGTATGAAAGCAGGTGGCATTTTGCTATAA
- a CDS encoding methyl-accepting chemotaxis protein — translation MKLKLGLSFILVVTAIYITNVLVTMTIKPSLRHDIIVAMSAIAIGGFAAIFLSSYLTKNLKELTKTASVLSEGDLTVKANIKSEDEIGELATSFNKMLNSLLNVIQEVQSTSGEIYDMARTLSTAADEMNATAEEISETSETIASGTISQAEMVKRTSEIIRDMALSTEEISEKARLTFSYASRAAENARQGGDYARLAIDKINDASKSIERAFQIVEGFRTRALEINKIVEFITSISQQTHLLALNATIEAAKAGEEGKGFSVVAEEIRKLAENVRRFAEQISKIVQEINSESAAVMNVMDATVKAAIDGRNVVLSAGRSLDDIIQAVHSTSGKMQEITIAAEKQVKGSESLVKAIDEIARIAESNARGAREASRAVDEQHVSMKELSNSASKLIRTSDQLKDLISIFRIG, via the coding sequence ATGAAACTCAAACTTGGTTTAAGTTTCATCCTCGTCGTCACGGCTATCTATATCACCAATGTTCTCGTCACCATGACGATAAAACCTTCCCTCAGGCATGACATCATCGTTGCCATGTCCGCTATCGCCATTGGAGGGTTCGCCGCCATATTTCTCTCATCCTACCTGACCAAAAACCTGAAGGAACTGACCAAAACGGCCTCGGTCTTAAGCGAGGGAGATCTGACAGTCAAGGCGAACATAAAGAGCGAGGATGAGATCGGGGAACTGGCAACCTCCTTCAACAAGATGCTGAACAGCCTCCTGAACGTCATACAGGAGGTTCAGTCGACCTCCGGCGAAATCTACGACATGGCCAGGACTCTTTCCACCGCCGCCGACGAGATGAACGCCACCGCTGAAGAGATCTCAGAGACATCCGAAACAATCGCCAGCGGCACTATTTCCCAGGCAGAGATGGTGAAGAGGACGTCGGAGATCATCAGGGACATGGCCCTCTCCACGGAAGAGATATCCGAAAAGGCAAGGCTCACATTCTCTTACGCCTCCCGTGCCGCAGAGAATGCAAGGCAGGGAGGAGATTATGCCCGTCTTGCCATCGATAAGATCAATGACGCCAGCAAGAGCATCGAGAGGGCTTTCCAGATTGTCGAAGGCTTCCGGACGAGGGCTCTCGAGATCAACAAGATAGTCGAATTCATCACCTCGATTTCACAGCAGACGCACCTCCTTGCCCTGAACGCTACGATAGAGGCTGCAAAAGCTGGGGAGGAAGGAAAAGGCTTCAGCGTTGTGGCCGAGGAGATCAGAAAACTTGCAGAGAACGTCCGGAGATTCGCAGAGCAGATCTCGAAAATAGTCCAGGAGATCAACAGCGAATCAGCCGCCGTGATGAATGTCATGGATGCAACGGTAAAGGCAGCGATCGATGGAAGAAACGTAGTCTTATCCGCAGGGCGTTCACTGGATGACATCATCCAGGCCGTTCACTCCACGTCGGGAAAAATGCAGGAGATAACAATTGCCGCCGAAAAGCAGGTAAAAGGGTCTGAATCCCTTGTGAAAGCAATCGATGAGATTGCAAGGATTGCCGAGAGCAATGCCAGAGGAGCAAGGGAAGCATCCCGGGCAGTCGACGAGCAGCATGTCTCCATGAAGGAGCTGTCCAATTCTGCGAGCAAGCTGATCAGAACATCGGATCAACTGAAAGACCTCATTTCAATCTTCAGGATCGGGTAA